In Chitinophagaceae bacterium, the genomic window AGATAGGCCGGATGCACATCTAAAGTTCTGGAAAGCTCTTTCAAGCTTAAACTTAAATCAGTATCAATTTTATCCTGGATAATTTCTTTCAACTCACGCGCCCATGCAGGAATCTTTTTTTGAGAGCCTGGCTTCTGATGCATGAATTTATTTATTACCTCCAACAACAGATTTTCATCAGGCTGCCATGAATGCTTTTCTTTCTGTAAATATTTTGCCCAGTTGTACAAAGCATCATAAAGCAGCATTCCTTTTTCAAGAAGGTCATGATCATTTTTAAAAGTGTGGGCAAGTCCTGCTGAAATCGCCCACAAGCCCGCACTCTGAGGTGCAAGGTCAAACCGGTCAGTGTCAGCGCCGCGAATGATAACGGCCATTGCGTGTACAGCCGGATCTTTTATCTTGTATTTCTTTACAAAATAATCAAACGTACAATAAGCGCCATAATGCGTGAACTCCACATCCGGAATATCAAAAGGAATGGAATTCAGTTTTTTTGCTTTGAGTTTTACTTCTTTAAACGGGACATAGATAAACTCAGCATTCTTATCAATGAAGTTTCTGATCAGCCACGGACATGCTATTCGGTCAATCTTCGGTTTTTCACGCGTAATCCATTTCATCATTAGCAAGTTTGAACAAATATAATCTCCATAGTTTACAGAGAGAAAAGTCAACGTGAAATTAACTTCCTGATAAGTTATAATGATTAAAGTGGAATTTTGTATTTAGCAGGGGTGATATTTATGGAATGGTGTTAAACCGCTTTGTTAACACAGTAAAAGGAAATGTACGAATATGAAAATCAGAGGCAACATAGCAGATCTGTATGCAGAAAAAATTTTCCCGGGAGAAGTTACTGTTCTGAATGGTTTCATTCAGGAAATTAATCCGCTGTATGAATTGCAATTTGACAATTATATTCTGCCTGGATTTGTGGATGCACATGTTCATATAGAAAGTTCCATGTTGATTCCATCAGAGTTTGCACGGTTGGCTGTAATTCATGGCACAGTGGCTACCGTTTCCGATCCGCATGAAATTGCCAATGTGATGGGAACAGCAGGCGTGGAGTATATGCTTGAAAATGGAAGCAAGGTGCCGTTTCATTTCAATTTCGGAGCGCCGTCTTGTGTGCCGGCTACGATGTTTGAAACAGCAGGAGCAATAATGGATTCGACAGAAATTGAAAAATTGCTCGAAATAAATGAGATCAGGTATCTCTCTGAAATGATGAATTATCCCGGCGCTATTGCAGGTGATGAGGAAGTGCTCAAAAAAATTTCGGCAGCTAAAAAAAAAGGTAAGCCGGTTGACGGACACGCTCCGGGTTTAACCGGTGATGCAGTGTTGAAATATATTGCGAGAGGAATCAGCACAGATCACGAATGCTTCACTTACCAGGAAGGCCTGTTCAAAATTCAACACGGCATGAAGGTGCTGATCAGGGAAGGAAGCGCCGCTAAAAATTTCGATGCATTGATACCATTGCTGAATGATTATCCGGAAATGATCATGTTCTGTTCTGATGATAAGCATCCCAACGACCTGATGCGTGGGCATATCAATCAACTCGTGATTCGTGCATTGTCTCATAAAATTGATTTCTGGAAAGTATTTCGCGCCGCAACCTCTAATCCGGTCAATCATTACCAATTGAAAAGTGGCTTGCTTCGCGAAGGCGATTCAGCGGATTTTATTGTTGTAAATAACCTGAATGAACTGAAGGTGCTTCAAACCTATATCAAAGGAATTCTAGTGGCTGAAAATGGAAAAAGCCTGATTGAAAAAGTAACAACAACAACCATCAATAATTTTAATTGCAATAAAAAACAACCGGATGATTTTAAAATTTTCTACGGGGAAGAATTTCCACCAGTACCAGGACTCTCAAGTCGTGAACCATCCATAAAAGTAATCGAAGCATCCGACGGCCAGCTTATCACGCAAACCTTCCTTCATCCACTTTCCAAACTTATCAATTCAGCAAATGAACTAATGCCGGATGTCGCCAACGATATTCTTAAATTTTCTGTTGTCAATCGTTATGCAAATGCAAAGCCTTCAGTCGCATTTATAAAAAACATAGGATTACAAAGCGGTGCCATCGCATCCTGTGTAGGCCACGACAGTCATAACATATTGGCAGCAGGTGTTTCGGATGAGATGATTTGTAAGGCTGTAAATGCGATCATTGATTCGAAAGGAGGATTAGCAGTTGTTTCAGAAAAGGAAACCTTCATATTGCCGCTTCCCGTTGCGGGAATTATGACCAATGCAGATGCATTTGAAGTGGCGGCAGCGTATGAAAATATGGATGCCGAGGCAAAGAAACTTGGTTCCCGGCTGTCGGCACCATTTATGACTTTATCGTTCATGGCATTATTGGTAATACCGCAATTAAAGTTGAGCGATAAAGGATTATTTGATGGAAGTAAGTTCGGATTTACTTCACTCTTTGATTAGAAGCCATCTCAAAATTGATGCGTCCTGCTGAATTTATTTTCCAAAGGATCCTTCGGAAAACAAGTTCGGAATGACACTGCTCTTTTGCCTTTTTTAGATGGCGTCTGGTAATTCCACACTGGTATTTTGATTTTTAAGAGAAAAATATTCAGCGCTTTCCAACGAGGAACTGATTTAACTGTACGAAGTATTCCGGAAACTTTTTATGTACTTTGCTTTTTTATGAAAACCTTTTTGAATCAGAATTTATTTAACAGCGGAAAATTCTTCCTGAATTGTTTATCAGCAGTATTGTTGCTGATCTTCCCGCTTCAGGCTGTTGGTCAATACCAGGAAAAAGCAATTGTGTTTGAAATTTTCCGCGGCCAGGATAAAATAGGAACGGTTGTGGCCATCAGTATAGCCGATGGTGCAAAACAAATGTACCGGATTGAAACCCATGTTGATGTGCGTGTGGTTTTCTCATTTAAGGCAGATATTGTAGTCCGCAATACTTTTATGAATAATGTATTGACAGACGCTTATGCGAAACGGGTTTTAAATGGAACAGTGAAAGTGAATAACTCCATTTTAAAACAGGACGTCCGCTATCAAATGGTGAATAAGGACCGTGATACCACTTTTTACAAAGGGACGATCAATTATTGTGTGTCTCAGCTCTATTTCGAAGAGCCGGTTAACAAGGCAACCGCTTTTTCGGAGGCTTTCCTGCAGCAGGTACCTTTATCGAAAAGCAACAAAGGCACTTATGAATTAAAACTGCCGGATGGGAATGTAAATCACTACACTTATATAAATGGTGAATGCACTGAAGTGGCCATTGAAACCCAATTAAGTAATGTGCGCCTGGTGAGAGTTATCGCGCCGGGCAAAGGCTAACGCTTCCTGCATGCCATAATGATCGTGATGTTTTCCACAGTGTTTTAAATAAAGCGGATATACTGCTATAATGCGCATCAGAACCGCCTTGTTGGCAAAATTTGTGGTTCCCTTTGTTTTTCCAATGTCATTGTCTATCTTTGCCGTCCCGAATTTTAAAATCATTTAGCATACACAATGCCTAATAACTATGAAACGGTAGTCATTTTCTCACCTCTTCTTTCAGAAGAAGATGTGAAGAGGGAGATTGCTAAGATTACCAAAACGGTAACTGATGCCGGCGCAACCATTGTCGAAGAACGTAACTGGGGTCTTCGTCAGCTGGCATATCCAATCCAGGGTAAGTCCAATGGTATTTACTATATCATGGAATTTGCCGGCCCTTCTACGCTTATCAGTAAGCTGGAAGTGGAATACAAACGGGATGAGAATATCATCCGTTTCCTCACCGTGAAACTGGACAAATACGGCATGGACTACAATGACCGCCGTCGTAAAGGTTTAGTTGGAAAAAAGAAGGACCCAAAAGATGAAAAAGAACTCAACAGCGTTTCAGCCCAAGCCTAAACGCAGAACGATGGGTGGCGGAAACAAGGAGATTAAATATCTCACCGCTCCTAAAATCGTTAAACGGCAAAAGAAATATTGCCGTTTCAAGAAAAACGGAATCAAATACATAGACTACAAAGAGACGGAGTTTCTATTGAAGTTTGTAAACGAGCAGGGTAAGTTATTGCCACGCAGATTAAGTGGTAATTCACTTAAATACCAACGCAAGATGGCTGAAGCCGTAAAGCGCGCCCGCCAATTGGCTTTGATGCCTTATGTAACTGATCTTTTAAAGTAACCGAATTATGGAACTCATCTTATTACAAGACGTAGATAAATTGGGCAGGGAGAATGAACTGGTAAAGGTTCGCCCCGGCTTTGCACGTAATTTTCTTATTCCCCAAAGACTGGCTGTAGTGGCTGACGAAGGGCAAAAGAAAATGTTGGAAGAGCGTATGAAGCAGGAGACCAGGCGTGAAGAAAAGTTGCTCAAACAGATCAACAGTGTGGTGGAAGTATTAAAGAATACAAAGTACATGATTGGCGCCAAAACAGGTACCAGTGGTAAGATATTCGGCAGTGTAACTACCATTCAATTGTCACATGCCATTAAGAAACAATCCAATCTTCCGGTTGATCGTAAAAAAATCACATTACCTGACGATATAAGCACGCTCGGAGAATACAAGGCAAACATCAATCTTCATAAAGATGTGAATGTGGAGGTAGCATTTGAGGTGATATCCGAATAGTAGCGCAGTTACAGGTTAATAGCATTCAGAATCCCTTTCATTCAACCGAAAGGGATTTTTTATTT contains:
- a CDS encoding chromate resistance protein, with product MKWITREKPKIDRIACPWLIRNFIDKNAEFIYVPFKEVKLKAKKLNSIPFDIPDVEFTHYGAYCTFDYFVKKYKIKDPAVHAMAVIIRGADTDRFDLAPQSAGLWAISAGLAHTFKNDHDLLEKGMLLYDALYNWAKYLQKEKHSWQPDENLLLEVINKFMHQKPGSQKKIPAWARELKEIIQDKIDTDLSLSLKELSRTLDVHPAYLSREFSKYFDNLSFGDYIRKLRIDKAIQLLETQQYSLTQIAYLTGFSDQSHFTRIFKKHTGTNPSAFRKKVSKSKANTKS
- the ade gene encoding adenine deaminase, translating into MKIRGNIADLYAEKIFPGEVTVLNGFIQEINPLYELQFDNYILPGFVDAHVHIESSMLIPSEFARLAVIHGTVATVSDPHEIANVMGTAGVEYMLENGSKVPFHFNFGAPSCVPATMFETAGAIMDSTEIEKLLEINEIRYLSEMMNYPGAIAGDEEVLKKISAAKKKGKPVDGHAPGLTGDAVLKYIARGISTDHECFTYQEGLFKIQHGMKVLIREGSAAKNFDALIPLLNDYPEMIMFCSDDKHPNDLMRGHINQLVIRALSHKIDFWKVFRAATSNPVNHYQLKSGLLREGDSADFIVVNNLNELKVLQTYIKGILVAENGKSLIEKVTTTTINNFNCNKKQPDDFKIFYGEEFPPVPGLSSREPSIKVIEASDGQLITQTFLHPLSKLINSANELMPDVANDILKFSVVNRYANAKPSVAFIKNIGLQSGAIASCVGHDSHNILAAGVSDEMICKAVNAIIDSKGGLAVVSEKETFILPLPVAGIMTNADAFEVAAAYENMDAEAKKLGSRLSAPFMTLSFMALLVIPQLKLSDKGLFDGSKFGFTSLFD
- the rpsF gene encoding 30S ribosomal protein S6 — protein: MPNNYETVVIFSPLLSEEDVKREIAKITKTVTDAGATIVEERNWGLRQLAYPIQGKSNGIYYIMEFAGPSTLISKLEVEYKRDENIIRFLTVKLDKYGMDYNDRRRKGLVGKKKDPKDEKELNSVSAQA
- a CDS encoding 30S ribosomal protein S18 produces the protein MGGGNKEIKYLTAPKIVKRQKKYCRFKKNGIKYIDYKETEFLLKFVNEQGKLLPRRLSGNSLKYQRKMAEAVKRARQLALMPYVTDLLK
- the rplI gene encoding 50S ribosomal protein L9, translated to MELILLQDVDKLGRENELVKVRPGFARNFLIPQRLAVVADEGQKKMLEERMKQETRREEKLLKQINSVVEVLKNTKYMIGAKTGTSGKIFGSVTTIQLSHAIKKQSNLPVDRKKITLPDDISTLGEYKANINLHKDVNVEVAFEVISE